Genomic segment of Mytilus edulis chromosome 12, xbMytEdul2.2, whole genome shotgun sequence:
ttcatctttgttttactcgtgtataaaataaatgcacctacttgtttctatgtttctttcaaatggttgtcctgtgttttttctcttcttttttctctctgttatttAGTGCGCGACGACTTGACTGTATCTTTGCTATGTCATTTTAATCTTTCCACAGCACGCGAGGTGAATAAACCCGAAACAATACAGTGACGTCACACGTGACTACTGTGATGAACAGAAAcaaggatggatggacggacagtggtacaaaaagtaagaaaaagttatttctctgataaaaggtatcgcgtgaattgtaggttcacggtataggttttttctctcatttttgaagatcatatatacagttgtctataattgcttacatccacttcctttgaactatggtggatagttgtctcattggcaatcataccacatctccttattttcatattgaaatgacagcaacttaacgacacacacaaacatagcctgctagtatatacgtacatgggagactgaaaaattctgtgcttattggtaaatgataaaaaaaaacattaaaactttaaggtatgctatgactaagctttaaatataaggtagatagggagtaggaaacacacatattttttttttttatttggccttaatgaagaagaaaagcacacacacaatatattagaacttgtactaacatccattaaacgctatgctaatatatgtctttaaaagagaaccattattttattttaatttattttttcttcgtttcaatcttggtttttgattctttttacattaaatctgtttttactgttgcaatagtttacaaatatttttagtccaaatacaattcattgataatatatccccccttttttgtccggattttttttttttttttttttttgaaaaagggggggggggggctggaggtTTAGTTAAATGCAGTGGAAAAATGTTTTGCCCAAAGTCCAATGGTTCACACTGATGTGTTTTTGTCCTTCTGTCTCTTTTTAATCGTCCGTGTCACGGGATGCTGCTTCACCCTTTACCGGTTCTGGTTTCACTTGCATAGCTTATATAGGTATAATGCATATGTATAGCCAGAGTCTTCACTGTGACACACATTCCCCTTTTTGAggggaaataaataacttttgtaattgtcaattaagatacaaatgatatgtaccactgtcgaattataaaactacaaaaatcttcgtgttttgtttttgttttgttgattttttttgtttgtatcgaAACTTTCAGGCGGCCAGGCCACTTTGAGCTCAGATCATcggttattgataataaaattaatgaaatatattttgttgaaaaatatggtatattcgaTAAGACATATTCGAGTTTTTGACTTGAAAGTGCGCAAATTGTACATGCAAATGGAAATAAAAGCGAAGACGCATCATACAGAACAGTTGTTCAGTGCCTCAGATCCACTGAAAACAAAGTCGCTCTCTGAAAAGTTCCCAACGctagattaaataaaaagatgtttcaaattcgtattctagatattgggtttgttcattcgactcttgaatgtttgcgaaatttcgctcgggttgaataaaaatgttatttgaagttttagtaaaaatctgcaattaaacaatggcgcgtgaactttttgtgtgtttccctctagctggaaacaaacttattacgaggaggaacatgcttccagtgaataaaaacggaaagaaacctaaagagaaatgatttttcttcctctgtacaattttacgacgatagaatatttgtgtaatgagaaaaactcgtaaattttctgtcaacatACCTGCGAAGACAATTCAGTCGGTTCTACTTTAACTATTAATATCTTTTTACTGTGTACATCGAAAAATACACAGTTTATCTAACATGCAAGATTAATGACTGTTGAGCAATTTGGTatgctatatgtgaatgtttttgatagaattatactataaattatcataaaagtcttcgaagaagcacataatcattttaccgagatcgcgtaatggattttacaagttatttttaagggtgtcttcgtcgaggtccgcgttcgtctgttataaataaacgaggcctggaatggcgttattttcaaatcgttattcgtagtataaacttcgtaaaggataatattttgaatcattcaaaatggcAGACGCAACAGCAGCACCAGCAGTAGCACCAGCTAAATCACCAAAGAAAAAGGcagcagccaagccaaagaagccttCCGCACATCCTAAATACAGCGAGATGATTGGAAAAGCCATCGCCGCTTTGAAAGAACGTGGAGGTTCTTCAAGGCAAGCAATTCTGAAGTACATCATGGCCAACTTCAACGTCGGAAAAGATGCCAAGTCAGTAAATGCTCATTTAAAACTTGCACTCAGAGCCGGAGTTAAGAACAACAGTTTGAAGCAGTCCAAGGGAACTGGAGCATCCGGATCTTTCAGAATTGGAGAGGCTAAAGTAGTTAAAAAGAAGCCAGCAaaggcaaagaaagcagccaaacCTAAGGCCGCCAAGCCGAAGAAGGCAAAGAGCACACCCAAGAAGAAGAAgccagcagcaaagaaaccagctggagaaaaaaaggctgccaaaccaaaggcaaaaaaaccagcagcaaagaaagcagccaagccaaagaagccagCAGCCAAGTCACCAGCAAAAAAGAAGGCAGCCAAACCAAAAGCCAagaagacaccaaagaagaagtaaactgTTCCAGACTTCAGTCTGCAGAGGCTATTCAGCCACCaaaagcccttttaagggctacccaatttattcaaaaagaatctacaattgttgtacattagttatcaaactaaatctagctgagccctacccttttctttacttttctctgaactttgcactggtctctgaaatattttttggggtcacattatttccattgtttgttttatttcactccttatgactatactatttctaacacctaagtatgcagctgggttttttttttttttttgatatattttgtgtagttaggcaccattaaagttatatcagtgtattttcacgcacttatttgaactgaatataactttttctattcagttttcgttagagtgacaatctacgaaaataggaagtcatgctagggttttattgtgctcttttttttagggggaagggggtcaaaatcacacagctaaccttcaaccgaaaaatcatttttgtcattatgtgagtttttccatttctctcttcttcttcgtattcaacttgactgacattttttgttggactttttctacacgtaagcaaagtcaaaggttggctctctatttcatatcaactagtcaatggggaggtaactctaaaattaaactcagtactttttttcagaactatataaataaactgttaaaatgtacataatacaaaagatgtataacgtatcgtaaaaatcagattagtagcaaatgaatgcagtgacgtttgtctgttatttatttatttttttatttattacttgtcaaaattactacaataatattgtgtattaaaagttaaaaggaaactctaaagtatggaggtttttgttcaacctttaacagttctgcaattattttgtcattttattacctgcgatttattatgcaaatttcactattctctacctttcgaatttcatctttgttttactcgtgtataaaataaatgcacctacttgtttctatgtttctttcaaatggttgtcctgtgttttttctcttcttttttctctctgttatttAGTGCGCGACGACTTGACTGTATCTTTGCTATGTCATTTTAATCTTTCCACAGCACGCGAGGTGAATAAACCCGAAACAATACAGTGACGTCACACGTGACTACTGTGATGAACAGAAAcaaggatggatggacggacagtggtacaaaaagtaagaaaaagttatttctctgataaaaggtatcgcgtgaattgtaggttcacggtataggttttttctctcatttttgaagatcatatatacagttgtctataattgcttacatccacttcctttgaactatggtggatagttgtctcattggcaatcataccacatctccttattttcatattgaaatgacagcaacttaacgacacacacaaacatagcctgctagtatatacgtacatgggagactgaaaaattctgtgcttattggtaaatgataaaaaaaaacattaaaactttaaggtatgctatgactaagctttaaatataaggtagatagggagtaggaaacacacatattttttttttttatttggccttaatgaagaagaaaagcacacacacaatatattagaacttgtactaacatccattaaacgctatgctaatatatgtctttaaaagagaaccattattttattttaatttattttttcttcgtttcaatcttggtttttgattctttttacattaaatctgtttttactgttgcaatagtttacaaatatttttagtccaaatacaattcattgataatatatccccccttttttgtccggattttttttttttttttttttttgaaaaaggggggggggggggctggaggtTTAGTTAAATGCAGTGGAAAAATGTTTTGCCCAAAGTCCAATGGTTCACACTGATGTGTTTTTGTCCTTCTGTCTCTTTTTAATCGTCCGTGTCACGGGATGCTGCTTCACCCTTTACCGGTTCTGGTTTCACTTGCATAGCTTATATAGGTATAATGCATATGTATAGCCAGAGTCTTCACTGTGACACACATTCCCCTTTTTGAggggaaataaataacttttgtaattgtcaattaagatacaaatgatatgtaccactgtcgaattataaaactacaaaaatcttcgtgttttgtttttgttttgttgattttttttgtttgtatcgaAACTTTCAGGCGGCCAGGCCACTTTGAGCTCAGATCATcggttattgataataaaattaatgaaatatattttgttgaaaaatatggtatattcgaTAAGACATATTCGAGTTTTTGACTTGAAAGTGCGCAAATTGTACATGCAAATGGAAATAAAAGCGAAGACGCATCATACAGAACAGTTGTTCAGTGCCTCAGATCCACTGAAAACAAAGTCGCTCTCTGAAAAGTTCCCAACGctagattaaataaaaagatgtttcaaattcgtattctagatattgggtttgttcattcgactcttgaatgtttgcgaaatttcgctcgggttgaataaaaatgttatttgaagttttagtaaaaatctgcaattaaacaatggcgcgtgaactttttgtgtgtttccctctagctggaaacaaacttattacgaggaggaacatgcttccagtgaataaaaacggaaagaaacctaaagagaaatgatttttcttcctctgtacaattttacgacgatagaatatttgtgtaatgagaaaaactcgtaaattttctgtcaacatACCTGCGAAGACAATTCAGTCGGTTCTACTTTAACTATTAATATCTTTTTACTGTGTACATCGAAAAATACACAGTTTATCTAACATGCAAGATTAATGACTGTTGAGCAATTTGGTatgctatatgtgaatgtttttgatagaattatactataaattatcataaaagtcttcgaagaagcacataatcattttaccgagatcgcgtaatggattttacaagttatttttaagggtgtcttcgtcgaggtccgcgttcgtctgttataaataaacgaggcctggaatggcgttattttcaaatcgttattcgtagtataaacttcgtaaaggataatattttgaatcattcaaaatggcAGACGCAACAGCAGCACCAGCAGTAGCACCAGCTAAATCACCAAAGAAAAAGGcagcagccaagccaaagaagccttCCGCACATCCTAAATACAGCGAGATGATTGGAAAAGCCATCGCCGCTTTGAAAGAACGTGGAGGTTCTTCAAGGCAAGCAATTCTGAAGTACATCATGGCCAACTTCAACGTCGGAAAAGATGCCAAGTCAGTAAATGCTCATTTAAAACTTGCACTCAGAGCCGGAGTTAAGAACAACAGTTTGAAGCAGTCCAAGGGAACTGGAGCATCCGGATCTTTCAGAATTGGAGAGGCTAAAGTAGTTAAAAAGAAGCCAGCAaaggcaaagaaagcagccaaacCTAAGGCCGCCAAGCCGAAGAAGGCAAAGAGCACACCCAAGAAGAAGAAgccagcagcaaagaaaccagctggagaaaaaaaggctgccaaaccaaaggcaaaaaaaccagcagcaaagaaagcagccaagccaaagaagccagCAGCCAAGTCACCAGCAAAAAAGAAGGCAGCCAAACCAAAAGCCAagaagacaccaaagaagaagtaaactgTTCCAGACTTCAGTCTGCAGAGGCTATTCAGCCACCaaaagcccttttaagggctacccaatttattcaaaaagaatctacaattgttgtacattagttatcaaactaaatctagctgagccctacccttttctttacttttctctgaactttgcactggtctctgaaatattttttggggtcacattatttccattgtttgttttatttcactccttatgactatactatttctaacacctaagtatgcagctgggttttttttttttttttgatatattttgtgtagttaggcaccattaaagttatatcagtgtattttcacgcacttatttgaactgaatataactttttctattcagttttcgttagagtgacaatctacgaaaataggaagtcatgctagggttttattgtgctcttttttttagggggaagggggtcaaaatcacacagctaaccttcaaccgaaaaatcatttttgtcattatgtgagtttttccatttctctcttcttcttcgtattcaacttgactgacattttttgttggactttttctacacgtaagcaaagtcaaaggttggctctctatttcatatcaactagtcaatggggaggtaactctaaaattaaactcagtactttttttcagaactatataaataaactgttaaaatgtacataatacaaaagatgtataacgtatcgtaaaaatcagattagtagcaaatgaatgcagtgacgtttgtctgttatttatttatttttttatttattacttgtcaaaattactacaataatattgtgtattaaaagttaaaaggaaactctaaagtatggaggtttttgttcaacctttaacagttctgcaattattttgtcattttattacctgcgatttattatgcaaatttcactattctctacctttcgaatttcatctttgttttactcgtgtataaaataaatgcacctacttgtttctatgtttctttcaaatggttgtcctgtgttttttctcttcttttttctctctgttatttAGTGCGCGACGACTTGACTGTATCTTTGCTATGTCATTTTAATCTTTCCACAGCACGCGAGGTGAATAAACCCGAAACAATACAGTGACGTCACACGTGACTACTGTGATGAACAGAAAcaaggatggatggacggacagtggtacaaaaagtaagaaaaagttatttctctgataaaaggtatcgcgtgaattgtaggttcacggtataggttttttctctcatttttgaagatcatatatacagttgtctataattgcttacatccacttcctttgaactatggtggatagttgtctcattggcaatcataccacatctccttattttcatattgaaatgacagcaacttaacgacacacacaaacatagcctgctagtatatacgtacatgggagactgaaaaattctgtgcttattggtaaatgataaaaaaaaacattaaaactttaaggtatgctatgactaagctttaaatataaggtagatagggagtaggaaacacacatattttttttttttatttggccttaatgaagaagaaaagcacacacacaatatattagaacttgtactaacatccattaaacgctatgctaatatatgtctttaaaagagaaccattattttattttaatttattttttcttcgtttcaatcttggtttttgattctttttacattaaatctgtttttactgttgcaatagtttacaaatatttttagtccaaatacaattcattgataatatatccccccttttttgtccggattttttttttttttttttttttgaaaaagggggggggggctggaggtTTAGTTAAATGCAGTGGAAAAATGTTTTGCCCAAAGTCCAATGGTTCACACTGATGTGTTTTTGTCCTTCTGTCTCTTTTTAATCGTCCGTGTCACGGGATGCTGCTTCACCCTTTACCGGTTCTGGTTTCACTTGCATAGCTTATATAGGTATAATGCATATGTATAGCCAGAGTCTTCACTGTGACACACATTCCCCTTTTTGAggggaaataaataacttttgtaattgtcaattaagatacaaatgatatgtaccactgtcgaattataaaactacaaaaatcttcgtgttttgtttttgttttgttgattttttttgtttgtatcgaAACTTTCAGGCGGCCAGGCCACTTTGAGCTCAGATCATcggttattgataataaaattaatgaaatatattttgttgaaaaatatggtatattcgaTAAGACATATTCGAGTTTTTGACTTGAAAGTGCGCAAATTGTACATGCAAATGGAAATAAAAGCGAAGACGCATCATACAGAACAGTTGTTCAGTGCCTCAGATCCACTGAAAACAAAGTCGCTCTCTGAAAAGTTCCCAACGctagattaaataaaaagatgtttcaaattcgtattctagatattgggtttgttcattcgactcttgaatgtttgcgaaatttcgctcgggttgaataaaaatgttatttgaagttttagtaaaaatctgcaattaaacaatggcgcgtgaactttttgtgtgtttccctctagctggaaacaaacttattacgaggaggaacatgcttccagtgaataaaaacggaaagaaacctaaagagaaatgatttttcttcctctgtacaattttacgacgatagaatatttgtgtaatgagaaaaactcgtaaattttctgtcaacatACCTGCGAAGACAATTCAGTCGGTTCTACTTTAACTATTAATATCTTTTTACTGTGTACATCGAAAAATACACAGTTTATCTAACATGCAAGATTAATGACTGTTGAGCAATTTGGTatgctatatgtgaatgtttttgatagaattatactataaattatcataaaagtcttcgaagaagcacataatcattttaccgagatcgcgtaatggattttacaagttatttttaagggtgtcttcgtcgaggtccgcgttcgtctgttataaataaacgaggcctggaatggcgttattttcaaatcgttattcgtagtataaacttcgtaaaggataatattttgaatcattcaaaatggcAGACGCAACAGCAGCACCAGCAGTAGCACCAGCTAAATCACCAAAGAAAAAGGcagcagccaagccaaagaagccttCCGCACATCCTAAATACAGCGAGATGATTGGAAAAGCCATCGCCGCTTTGAAAGAACGTGGAGGTTCTTCAAGGCAAGCAATTCTGAAGTACATCATGGCCAACTTCAACGTCGGAAAAGATGCCAAGTCAGTAAATGCTCATTTAAAACTTGCACTCAGAGCCGGAGTTAAGAACAACAGTTTGAAGCAGTCCAAGGGAACTGGAGCATCCGGATCTTTCAGAATTGGAGAGGCTAAAGTAGTTAAAAAGAAGCCAGCAaaggcaaagaaagcagccaaacCTAAGGCCGCCAAGCCGAAGAAGGCAAAGAGCACACCCAAGAAGAAGAAgccagcagcaaagaaaccagctggagaaaaaaaggctgccaaaccaaaggcaaaaaaaccagcagcaaagaaagcagccaagccaaagaagccagCAGCCAAGTCACCAGCAAAAAAGAAGGCAGCCAAACCAAAAGCCAagaagacaccaaagaagaagtaaactgTTCCAGACTTCAGTCTGCAGAGGCTATTCAGCCACCaaaagcccttttaagggctacccaatttattcaaaaagaatctacaattgttgtacattagttatcaaactaaatctagctgagccctacccttttctttacttttctctgaactttgcactggtctctgaaatattttttggggtcacattatttccattgtttgttttatttcactccttatgactatactatttctaacacctaagtatgcagctgggttttttttttttttttgatatattttgtgtagttaggcaccattaaagttatatcagtgtattttcacgcacttatttgaactgaatataactttttctattcagttttcgttagagtgacaatctacgaaaataggaagtcatgctagggttttattgtgctcttttttttagggggaagggggtcaaaatcacacagctaaccttcaaccgaaaaatcatttttgtcattatgtgagtttttccatttctctcttcttcttcgtattcaacttgactgacattttttgttggactttttctacacgtaagcaaagtcaaaggttggctctctatttcatatcaactagtcaatggggaggtaactctaaaattaaactcagtactttttttcagaactatataaataaactgttaaaatgtacataatacaaaagatgtataacgtatcgtaaaaatcagattagtagcaaatgaatgcagtgacgtttgtctgttatttatttatttttttatttattacttgtcaaaattactacaataatattgtgtattaaaagttaaaaggaaactctaaagtatggaggtttttgttcaacctt
This window contains:
- the LOC139497878 gene encoding histone H1-delta-like, producing the protein MADATAAPAVAPAKSPKKKAAAKPKKPSAHPKYSEMIGKAIAALKERGGSSRQAILKYIMANFNVGKDAKSVNAHLKLALRAGVKNNSLKQSKGTGASGSFRIGEAKVVKKKPAKAKKAAKPKAAKPKKAKSTPKKKKPAAKKPAGEKKAAKPKAKKPAAKKAAKPKKPAAKSPAKKKAAKPKAKKTPKKK